A region from the Caldicellulosiruptor naganoensis genome encodes:
- a CDS encoding DeoR/GlpR family DNA-binding transcription regulator, with the protein MFAEERKSKIAQIIKSGQSVKVSELAKLFGVSESTIRRDLAELEALGIIKRTHGGAVNNFIASFEPSFAEKEDKFAKEKEYIGKLAANMICEGDTVILDSGTTTQYIARNLTARNVTVITNSVNIAYELSNNDNIEVIVTGGVIRTKTKALVGDITQSILRQFRVDKAFVAANGVSIEFGVTTPSHVEAAIKRAMIENAKEVFLVADSSKFGQVTFSLICPVERLDYIITDKMDDRQKAEYEKLGVKVIT; encoded by the coding sequence ATGTTTGCTGAGGAAAGAAAAAGTAAAATTGCGCAGATAATAAAAAGTGGGCAAAGTGTTAAGGTTTCAGAGCTTGCAAAGCTGTTTGGAGTGTCAGAGTCAACCATCAGAAGAGATTTGGCAGAGCTTGAAGCTCTGGGGATAATAAAAAGAACCCATGGTGGGGCGGTCAACAATTTCATTGCCTCTTTCGAGCCTTCTTTTGCAGAAAAAGAAGATAAATTTGCAAAAGAAAAAGAATATATAGGAAAGCTTGCAGCAAACATGATTTGTGAAGGAGACACAGTTATTTTAGATTCAGGTACAACAACCCAGTATATTGCAAGAAATTTAACAGCAAGAAATGTTACTGTTATAACTAATTCAGTAAATATAGCTTATGAACTATCAAACAATGACAATATTGAAGTTATTGTTACGGGTGGGGTTATAAGAACAAAGACAAAAGCTCTTGTTGGAGATATAACGCAAAGCATACTCAGACAGTTTAGGGTTGACAAAGCTTTTGTGGCAGCAAACGGAGTGTCGATAGAGTTTGGAGTGACAACGCCAAGCCATGTTGAGGCTGCTATAAAAAGAGCAATGATAGAAAATGCAAAAGAGGTTTTTTTGGTTGCAGACAGTTCAAAATTTGGCCAGGTTACTTTTTCACTCATATGTCCTGTGGAAAGGCTTGATTATATTATAACTGATAAGATGGATGACAGACAGAAAGCTGAGTATGAAAAACTTGGTGTGAAGGTGATAACATAA
- the pfkB gene encoding 1-phosphofructokinase: MIYTVTLNPAIDMTVYIDELKKGQVNRSSLCIVDAGGKGINVSKVIKSLGGESIALGFLGNDNKDWFLKYLKNMQIDYDFIFVDGLTRTNIKIVETAQKVYTDLNQNGFEVRKKDINLLFDKIDRIAKSDDIFVLSGSLPPGADEDVYVELIRMLKRKGAKIIYDADGKALESGVLEKPDVIKPNIHEFKCLFDVDENDLNSIVSSARKLIENGIKKILISMGPKGAVFVTENMELFANAAEAKVKSTTGAGDSMVAAISYGLSQNMDDVSIFKLALACAAAKVSKEGVKAPERDEIEEFLKKIKLERLGEVRWI, encoded by the coding sequence TTGATCTATACAGTCACACTAAATCCAGCAATAGATATGACAGTGTATATCGATGAGCTTAAAAAAGGACAAGTAAACAGAAGTAGCCTTTGTATAGTAGATGCAGGTGGAAAAGGCATAAATGTTTCAAAGGTTATAAAATCCTTGGGCGGAGAATCAATTGCACTTGGTTTTTTAGGAAATGACAATAAAGACTGGTTTTTGAAATACTTAAAAAACATGCAGATTGATTATGACTTTATTTTTGTAGATGGTCTTACACGAACAAATATCAAAATTGTTGAGACAGCACAAAAAGTTTATACTGACCTCAATCAAAACGGTTTTGAAGTGAGGAAGAAAGACATAAACCTTTTGTTTGATAAGATAGATAGAATTGCAAAAAGTGATGACATCTTTGTGCTCTCAGGAAGCCTTCCACCTGGTGCAGATGAAGATGTGTATGTAGAGCTTATAAGAATGCTAAAACGAAAAGGCGCAAAAATTATATATGATGCCGACGGAAAAGCGCTTGAGAGCGGTGTTTTAGAAAAACCAGATGTTATAAAACCTAATATCCATGAATTTAAGTGTCTTTTTGATGTCGATGAAAATGATTTAAATTCTATTGTAAGTTCAGCAAGAAAACTTATAGAAAATGGGATAAAAAAGATTTTGATTTCGATGGGACCAAAGGGTGCAGTTTTTGTGACAGAAAACATGGAGTTGTTTGCAAATGCAGCTGAGGCTAAAGTAAAAAGCACAACAGGCGCTGGCGACTCAATGGTTGCAGCTATTTCTTATGGGCTTTCACAAAATATGGATGATGTATCTATTTTCAAGCTTGCTTTAGCCTGTGCAGCGGCAAAGGTTTCAAAGGAAGGTGTAAAGGCGCCTGAGAGAGATGAGATTGAGGAGTTTTTGAAAAAAATAAAATTAGAAAGGCTGGGGGAAGTAAGATGGATATAA
- a CDS encoding PTS sugar transporter subunit IIA, with product MDIKALFSPSRMSFDLQAETKEEVIDELIDLLYKDGKLSDKEKFKKAVIKREEEFSTGIGMGIAIPHGKDSSVLEPCITFGVSKKGVDFDSMDGEPAYIFFLIAVPENADDTHLHVLSFISRKLMHEDVRKKLYNAKSFEDVITAFEEK from the coding sequence ATGGATATAAAAGCTTTGTTTTCACCATCAAGAATGAGTTTTGACTTGCAGGCAGAAACAAAGGAAGAGGTTATTGACGAGCTTATAGATCTTCTCTATAAAGATGGAAAACTATCTGACAAAGAAAAGTTTAAAAAAGCAGTTATAAAACGTGAAGAAGAATTTTCAACAGGTATAGGTATGGGCATTGCAATTCCTCATGGGAAAGATAGTTCAGTTTTAGAGCCTTGTATTACCTTTGGTGTTTCTAAAAAAGGGGTAGATTTTGATTCTATGGATGGAGAGCCTGCATATATATTCTTTCTAATTGCAGTTCCCGAAAATGCGGATGATACACATCTTCATGTATTGAGTTTTATATCACGAAAACTTATGCATGAAGATGTGAGAAAAAAATTATATAATGCTAAGTCTTTTGAAGATGTCATAACTGCTTTTGAAGAAAAATAA